The Sylvia atricapilla isolate bSylAtr1 chromosome 3, bSylAtr1.pri, whole genome shotgun sequence genome has a window encoding:
- the NUP43 gene encoding nucleoporin Nup43 produces the protein MEDVSAKFVSQKISRTRWRPLPAAALQPPDVFATGSWDNEDNRISIWSAGDLGNAGLNGEYHGEPHLLCDIQHNGDVMDMQFLDQERIVVASSTGTVTIFRHHQNNQTLSANHRWEKAHYHVDQDTSCGGAACTGVVCNNPEIVTVGEDGRINLFRADQKDAVRTIDNADSSTLHAVTFLRTTEILTVNSIGQLKIWDLRQQRNEPSQIFSLAGDRVPLHCVDRHPNQQHIVATGGQDGMLSIWDIRQGTMPVSLLNAHEAEMWEVHFHPSDPDHLFTCSEDGSLWHWDTSANVSEKPSFLHQGGRSTAYLSHSTINQSVVSAWLSSDPTKDRMEITNLIPNQTLSVNSLDVLGPCLVYGTDAEAIYVNRQLFA, from the exons ATGGAGGACGTGAGCGCCAAGTTCGTGTCGCAGAAGATCAGCCGGACGCGCTGGCGGCCCCTGCCAGCCGCCGCGCTCCAGCCCCCCGACGTCTTCGCTACCGGCTCCTGGGACAACGAG GATAACAGGATCTCCATTTGGTCTGCTGGCGACCTTGGAAATGCGGGCCTCAATGGTGAATATCATGGAGAACCTCATCTGCTGTGTGACATCCAGCACAACGGTGATGTTATGGATATGCAG TTTTTGGATCAAGAGAGAATTGTGGTTGCCTCATCAACGGGAACCGTAACTATATTCCGTCATCATCAAAATAACCAG ACATTATCTGCCAACCACCGTTGGGAGAAAGCCCATTATCACGTGGATCAAGACACGTCTTGTGGTGGAGCTGCCTGTACTGGAGTCGTCTGCAACAACCCAGAAATTGTCACTGTTGGAGAAGATGGTAGAATAAATCTCTTCAGAGCTGACCAAAAAGATGCAGTAAGAACCATAG ACAACGCAGACAGCAGTACACTCCATGCAGTGACTTTCCTTCGCACAACTGAGATCTTGACAGTAAATTCGATTGGACAGTTAAAAATATGGGACCTCAGACAGCAAAGAAATGAGCCATCTCAAATATTTTCGTT ggCAGGTGACAGAGTTCCACTTCACTGTGTGGATAGGCATCCCAATCAGCAGCATATTGTGGCCACAGGGGGCCAGGATGGAATGCTGAGTATATGGGACATCAGGCAGGGTACTATGCCAGTGTCTCTGCTAAATGCTCATGAAGCAGAAA TGTGGGAAGTTCACTTCCATCCCTCCGACCCTGATCATTTATTTACGTGTTCTGAAGATGGATCTCTTTGGCACTGGGATACTTCTGCAAACGTATCTGAAAAACCATCTTTTCTTCATCAAG gaGGAAGAAGCACTGCCTATCTTTCCCACAGTACCATTAACCAGTCTGTAGTAAGTGCCTGGCTAAGCAGTGATCCGACCAAAGACCGCATGGAAATCACCAACCTGATTCCAAACCAGACTTTGTCTGTGAATAGTTTAGACGTTCTAGGACCATGCCTGGTGTATGGTACTGATGCAGAGGCCATTTATGTGAACAGACAACTTTTTGCATGA